From one Cytophagales bacterium genomic stretch:
- a CDS encoding type II toxin-antitoxin system RelE/ParE family toxin produces MAYNIIIKPAAQHDLDKLPVKEVVRIALRIQTLEDNPRPFGIQKLSVDEGYRIRSGNYRILFEIDDKEKLIFIYRIKHRKDVYR; encoded by the coding sequence GTGGCATACAACATAATCATTAAACCTGCTGCACAACACGACCTGGATAAACTGCCTGTCAAAGAAGTGGTTCGGATTGCACTACGAATTCAGACACTTGAAGATAATCCCCGCCCTTTTGGCATTCAAAAGTTATCCGTAGATGAGGGCTATAGAATACGAAGCGGAAATTACAGGATCCTTTTTGAGATAGATGATAAAGAAAAATTGATATTTATTTATCGCATCAAGCATCGTAAAGATGTTTATCGTTAA
- a CDS encoding sigma-70 family RNA polymerase sigma factor, with translation MKYLKDEAASQDAVMQVFEKLLTDLIKHEVTNFKSWVHSVAKNHCLMQLRKERIELSKKEEYKITESDDMEITSYLHLNNEHLLPAEDKEQQIINLHAAIGQLSEQQKICIEMFYLQEKCYNEIEVLTGYSFKQVKSFVQNGKRNLKKCLKEEMHKKHKMKLL, from the coding sequence ATGAAGTACCTCAAAGATGAAGCTGCAAGCCAGGATGCTGTGATGCAGGTATTTGAAAAACTATTAACTGACCTGATCAAACATGAGGTAACCAATTTTAAAAGCTGGGTGCACAGTGTAGCTAAAAATCATTGCTTAATGCAACTACGTAAAGAGCGGATTGAATTAAGCAAAAAAGAGGAATATAAAATAACTGAGTCAGACGATATGGAAATTACATCATATTTACATCTAAACAATGAACATCTTTTGCCGGCAGAAGACAAAGAACAACAAATAATTAATTTACACGCTGCTATCGGGCAATTAAGTGAGCAGCAAAAGATCTGTATTGAAATGTTTTATTTACAGGAAAAATGCTATAATGAAATAGAAGTTCTGACAGGCTATAGTTTCAAACAAGTAAAAAGTTTTGTTCAGAACGGTAAACGTAATCTGAAGAAATGCCTGAAAGAAGAAATGCATAAAAAGCATAAAATGAAACTTCTATGA
- a CDS encoding energy transducer TonB — protein sequence MSDKLNKILKEGLTPDKLFSATGCLSLETLQKYLEDQLITNQMHAVEKHLLGCELCSDALDGLSIMPDGSKTKKNIADINKEIRAKTTAGKAKIIYFDFKRIAAAAAILILLTGTFYILVNNYFPFNEKELLTDLQEETDEKPPSHGAGSMSTGHRPLPKEGKEEGGKEKMEENKPTKKTPAKEKRDGKVLPEYSGEDLGGAVKDDRLRSEMSLAETATIETADDKAFSKIKKTKKQAGAGKNNEELISFKSSANENDIKNNEGAGGENRNEIAFAEDLAGKVERDGNKQGIAPQADNKDKDAAQNEPVLDQIALVRKSDMNEFKAAPKSKVKVNEKTSKKSGRSMGYNANMPVEEVETEQIFLLVEKQPEFPGGIEKMLEFIAKNLKYPESAKEANIKGKVFVSFVIDKFGFIKDVKVVKSVARELDEEAVRVIKLLPQWIPGERRGKKVAVKLVHPIVFEL from the coding sequence ATGTCAGACAAATTAAATAAAATATTAAAGGAGGGTTTGACGCCAGACAAGCTGTTTTCTGCGACTGGTTGTCTTTCTTTAGAAACGTTGCAAAAGTATTTGGAAGACCAGCTAATAACAAACCAAATGCATGCCGTTGAGAAACATCTTCTGGGTTGCGAATTATGTTCAGATGCCCTGGATGGATTATCAATAATGCCTGATGGTTCTAAAACTAAAAAAAATATAGCAGATATCAACAAAGAAATTCGTGCTAAAACCACTGCCGGCAAAGCAAAGATCATCTATTTTGATTTTAAGAGAATTGCAGCCGCGGCAGCTATATTAATATTATTGACAGGGACTTTTTATATTTTAGTTAACAATTATTTCCCATTTAACGAAAAAGAGCTGTTGACAGACCTGCAGGAAGAAACTGATGAAAAGCCCCCCTCCCATGGAGCTGGCTCGATGTCCACAGGACATCGCCCTCTCCCAAAAGAAGGGAAAGAAGAAGGTGGGAAAGAAAAAATGGAGGAGAACAAGCCAACCAAAAAAACTCCTGCAAAAGAGAAAAGAGATGGGAAAGTTCTTCCAGAATACTCGGGAGAGGATTTAGGAGGGGCTGTAAAGGATGATAGGCTAAGATCAGAAATGTCCCTGGCAGAAACTGCAACTATTGAAACCGCTGATGACAAAGCATTTTCAAAGATCAAAAAAACTAAAAAGCAGGCTGGAGCAGGTAAAAATAATGAAGAATTAATTTCATTCAAAAGTAGCGCTAATGAAAATGATATTAAAAATAATGAAGGTGCCGGAGGGGAAAATAGAAATGAAATTGCTTTTGCAGAAGATCTGGCAGGAAAAGTTGAGAGAGATGGAAATAAGCAAGGCATAGCGCCTCAAGCAGATAATAAGGACAAAGACGCAGCACAAAATGAGCCTGTTTTAGACCAGATTGCTCTTGTACGAAAAAGTGACATGAATGAGTTTAAAGCTGCACCTAAGTCGAAAGTAAAAGTGAATGAAAAAACGAGCAAAAAATCAGGACGGTCTATGGGATATAATGCTAATATGCCTGTTGAGGAAGTAGAAACCGAACAAATTTTCTTACTTGTTGAGAAACAACCTGAATTTCCGGGTGGTATAGAGAAAATGCTGGAATTTATTGCAAAAAACTTAAAATATCCCGAATCAGCAAAAGAAGCAAACATAAAGGGAAAAGTTTTTGTTAGCTTTGTTATTGATAAGTTTGGTTTTATTAAAGACGTCAAAGTGGTGAAAAGCGTTGCCAGAGAGCTTGACGAAGAAGCTGTGAGAGTCATTAAGCTTTTGCCGCAGTGGATACCTGGCGAACGGAGAGGGAAAAAGGTTGCCGTAAAATTAGTCCATCCTATTGTATTTGAATTGTAA
- a CDS encoding isoaspartyl peptidase/L-asparaginase, translated as MTDEKEKATKKALEDALSAGIKILKSGGSAIDAAVAAVISMEDNPLFNAGKGSVFTNEGKHEMDASIMCGKTLEAGAVAAVRNIKNPISLAKVVMQHSDHIILSGKGAKDFARKMNVEFEPDQYFFTQNRHEQWMKIRDTGNYQLDHSAPVSPQNKFGTVGAVVSDQHGNLAAATSTGGMTNKRYGRIGDSPIIGAGTYANNQTCAVSCTGYGEYFIRAVTAYDVSCLMEYKGMSLREACETVINEKLVKLGGEGGLIAVDRNGNLELLFNSAGMYRAWKRNGKPTQTAIYQS; from the coding sequence ATGACCGATGAGAAAGAGAAAGCAACTAAAAAAGCCCTTGAAGATGCTTTAAGTGCAGGTATCAAAATACTGAAAAGTGGGGGCAGCGCTATAGATGCTGCGGTAGCTGCTGTAATAAGCATGGAAGACAACCCCTTGTTCAATGCAGGGAAAGGCTCTGTGTTTACCAATGAAGGCAAGCATGAAATGGACGCTTCCATCATGTGTGGTAAAACCCTGGAGGCAGGGGCAGTGGCTGCAGTGAGAAATATTAAGAATCCCATATCACTGGCAAAAGTTGTGATGCAACATTCTGACCACATAATACTAAGCGGTAAAGGAGCAAAAGATTTTGCACGAAAAATGAATGTAGAATTTGAACCTGATCAATATTTCTTTACACAAAACCGCCATGAACAGTGGATGAAAATACGTGATACCGGTAATTATCAATTAGACCATAGCGCTCCTGTCAGTCCACAAAATAAATTCGGTACGGTGGGGGCTGTCGTGTCGGACCAACATGGAAACCTTGCAGCCGCTACCTCTACTGGCGGCATGACCAACAAAAGATACGGCAGAATTGGTGACAGCCCTATCATTGGTGCAGGCACGTATGCCAATAACCAAACCTGTGCTGTTTCATGCACCGGTTATGGCGAATATTTCATCCGGGCTGTTACTGCCTATGATGTTTCCTGCCTTATGGAATACAAAGGAATGTCATTAAGAGAGGCCTGTGAAACAGTGATCAATGAAAAGCTTGTAAAATTAGGCGGTGAAGGCGGATTGATAGCTGTTGATAGAAATGGTAACTTAGAGCTTTTATTTAATTCTGCAGGAATGTACCGGGCGTGGAAAAGAAATGGGAAACCAACGCAGACAGCTATTTATCAAAGTTGA
- a CDS encoding T9SS type A sorting domain-containing protein: MKKTILLICVIFLNLCNLCNNPCSAQIIEIFTITQPPLLEDSIIGTNISCFGGSNGTAQVMPSGGTSPYTYGWSGGATPLLATNFNLPADTHTVTVTDSNGCTVTDSIILTEPALLTTTISSTQDSGICNGTATANPSGGASPYNFWWNGSSGNQTETGLCTDSTLILMVWDNNSCTAYDTVTISLISLPLTITVTGTDVTCYGGSDGAADLTVTGGVAPYFYLWSNDSTIQDLTGIPAGTYIISVTDSDTLPATVYDAITIVEPPALTISILGIDATCNGCNDGSANLSVSGGSPPYSYLWSTGDTTQDIAFSLLAGTYTVTVTDSNSCIAIDNVTISEPSPVSITVTITDISCNGVCEGAATVTPSGGTAPYNFFWSTGQTDTATVTATATSLCAGNYSIIITDAVANTVSGTITISEPDTITITITTTTAICGTATATATATVSGGTPPYNYVWSSGDTTETDSSLAAGLHFITVTDTNGCIAYGTATVSDVGAPVISDSITDVTCNGAADGAISISATGDTTDGNSYVWSNGSASQILTNLIGGIYEVTVTGNLSGCVSTASFTIFEPDPITLTVNTVDASCGNADGIASVNVTGGTGTYTYFWSTGGTNSFETGLAAGVYAVNVMDANGCMSISPVIINNLGGPVITMNLQTNTSCGSPSGGAIDINVTGGALPYTYLWSNGLTTQDINNLTDTSYNVIITDSNGCIGSESFSISQKLPLSQAICIVTVDSATGKNLIVWEKNPDPSFYNIYKEGSAANVYFLLASVPYDSVSTFLDILADPKQRSWRYKITAVDSCGNESALSQLHKTMHLTMNLGLGGVINLIWDHYEGFNFGTYYIYRGTLASPSLDSIYAIASNNHSWTDLNPPVTPELFYQVAAVHPTECSPTFLTLGALGTPDQKKVLVYNSARSNVSNRLIPTGINLQSSPAFGGIQLKVYPNPYTSQTEVTYFLNEKANVSLEVYNILGKKIEMLVDEEQISGKYRYSFSAKDLGYSSGVYILKLIVGDRVLLKQLLEY; this comes from the coding sequence ATGAAAAAAACAATACTCTTAATCTGTGTAATCTTTTTAAATCTGTGTAATCTGTGTAATAATCCGTGTTCCGCACAGATAATTGAGATTTTTACGATTACCCAGCCACCTCTGTTAGAAGATAGTATTATTGGCACAAACATCTCCTGCTTTGGTGGCTCTAACGGAACAGCCCAGGTTATGCCATCAGGAGGTACATCACCCTATACTTATGGTTGGTCAGGTGGAGCAACACCACTGTTAGCTACTAACTTCAACTTGCCGGCAGACACTCATACTGTAACTGTAACAGATTCCAACGGATGCACTGTAACAGACAGCATAATACTTACTGAACCCGCTCTACTTACAACCACCATAAGCAGCACACAAGATTCAGGCATCTGTAATGGTACTGCCACTGCCAATCCTTCCGGTGGCGCTTCACCATACAATTTCTGGTGGAACGGTTCTTCAGGCAATCAAACAGAAACCGGGCTTTGTACTGATTCAACCCTTATTTTGATGGTTTGGGATAATAATTCATGTACAGCTTATGATACGGTTACCATCAGCCTTATTTCACTTCCTTTAACAATAACCGTCACAGGAACAGATGTAACCTGCTATGGAGGCAGCGATGGCGCTGCAGACCTGACCGTGACCGGGGGAGTGGCGCCTTATTTTTATTTATGGTCAAATGATTCAACCATACAGGATCTTACAGGAATACCGGCGGGCACATACATTATAAGTGTTACGGATTCCGATACTTTACCGGCAACAGTATATGACGCCATAACAATAGTTGAACCACCTGCTTTAACTATTTCCATTTTGGGAATAGATGCGACTTGCAATGGTTGCAATGATGGCTCAGCGAATTTATCAGTTTCAGGAGGCAGCCCGCCTTATTCTTACCTATGGTCAACAGGAGATACAACACAGGATATTGCCTTTAGTCTGCTTGCAGGAACTTACACAGTAACCGTAACAGACTCAAACAGCTGTATTGCAATTGATAACGTTACCATTTCAGAACCTTCCCCGGTCTCAATTACTGTAACTATCACAGATATTTCCTGTAATGGCGTTTGTGAAGGCGCTGCTACCGTAACTCCATCAGGAGGTACAGCGCCCTATAATTTCTTTTGGAGCACCGGGCAAACTGATACTGCTACTGTCACTGCTACTGCTACTTCTCTTTGTGCCGGTAACTATAGCATTATTATCACCGATGCTGTTGCAAACACAGTATCAGGTACGATAACGATCTCTGAGCCTGATACCATCACCATAACAATAACTACAACAACTGCAATCTGCGGTACTGCCACTGCCACTGCCACTGCTACTGTTTCAGGCGGAACGCCTCCTTACAATTACGTATGGTCAAGCGGAGATACTACGGAAACAGATTCGTCATTAGCAGCAGGGCTCCATTTTATCACAGTAACCGATACCAATGGCTGTATCGCTTATGGCACTGCAACGGTCAGTGATGTGGGAGCGCCTGTAATTAGCGATTCAATAACAGACGTTACCTGCAATGGCGCTGCAGATGGAGCGATCAGCATCAGCGCAACAGGAGACACTACGGATGGAAATTCTTATGTATGGTCAAACGGCAGCGCTTCACAAATTCTCACAAATCTCATCGGAGGTATCTACGAAGTAACCGTTACAGGCAACCTGTCCGGTTGTGTTTCAACAGCAAGCTTCACGATTTTTGAACCTGACCCCATCACCTTAACCGTAAACACAGTGGATGCTTCCTGCGGCAACGCTGACGGTATTGCTTCTGTAAATGTTACCGGTGGAACAGGGACATATACTTACTTCTGGTCTACAGGAGGCACTAATTCATTTGAAACAGGCCTGGCGGCCGGTGTGTATGCAGTGAACGTTATGGATGCAAATGGATGTATGAGTATAAGCCCTGTCATTATCAATAATCTTGGAGGGCCGGTCATTACTATGAATTTACAAACCAACACAAGCTGTGGCAGCCCTTCAGGAGGGGCGATAGATATAAATGTAACAGGAGGCGCCTTGCCTTATACCTACCTATGGTCAAATGGACTTACAACCCAGGATATAAATAACCTGACAGATACATCATATAATGTCATAATTACAGATTCTAATGGCTGTATTGGTTCTGAGAGTTTCTCTATTTCCCAAAAACTTCCCTTATCTCAAGCGATTTGTATCGTTACGGTTGATAGTGCAACGGGAAAGAATCTCATCGTTTGGGAGAAAAACCCGGATCCGTCTTTTTACAACATTTACAAAGAAGGCTCCGCAGCCAATGTTTATTTCCTTCTTGCAAGCGTGCCGTATGATTCTGTGAGCACTTTTCTTGATATTTTAGCCGATCCTAAGCAAAGGTCTTGGAGATATAAAATTACAGCAGTAGATTCCTGCGGCAACGAATCAGCGTTGAGCCAGTTGCACAAAACCATGCACCTGACCATGAACCTCGGCTTAGGCGGAGTGATCAATCTTATCTGGGATCATTATGAAGGGTTTAATTTTGGAACTTATTACATTTACAGGGGAACACTAGCTTCACCATCGCTTGATTCAATTTATGCTATTGCCAGTAACAACCATTCCTGGACCGACCTTAATCCTCCGGTTACTCCAGAACTGTTTTACCAGGTTGCAGCAGTGCATCCTACAGAGTGTTCACCAACGTTCCTAACGCTCGGAGCGTTAGGAACGCCAGATCAAAAAAAGGTACTCGTTTACAATTCTGCCCGGTCAAATGTATCCAACCGGCTTATACCGACCGGTATCAATTTACAATCTTCTCCCGCCTTTGGCGGGATTCAATTAAAGGTTTATCCAAATCCATATACCAGTCAGACAGAGGTCACTTATTTCTTAAATGAAAAAGCCAATGTCTCATTAGAGGTATATAATATCCTGGGCAAAAAGATAGAGATGTTAGTTGACGAGGAACAGATCAGCGGAAAGTACCGGTATAGTTTCAGTGCAAAAGATCTGGGTTATTCTTCCGGAGTTTATATTTTGAAGTTGATTGTGGGTGATAGGGTACTTCTGAAGCAATTGTTGGAGTATTAA
- a CDS encoding transposase → MEKFKDKYRIESTRLKGWDYANPGFYFVTGCVQNRECVLGRIENGKMILSNAGEMVKTEWFKTPEIRKNIQLDAFQIMPNHFHGIIVIIHRIDNPGNNKSDPNGIDGAIGRGDSIGRDGEIVETRCTVSLQSPSPSQPYLLPPEQYIRQGFSRTYKNKFGPQRNNLSSIMGGIKSAVTVNIRKMTPDFQWQRLFNDHVIRNSRELNRIRQYIKNNPANWDTDDKNPKNPERKGAQFGRLNVPGNIKP, encoded by the coding sequence ATGGAAAAATTCAAAGACAAATACCGAATTGAATCCACACGTTTAAAAGGGTGGGATTATGCAAACCCCGGATTTTATTTTGTAACAGGTTGTGTGCAAAACCGTGAATGTGTTCTGGGTAGAATAGAAAATGGAAAAATGATATTGTCCAATGCAGGCGAAATGGTAAAAACCGAATGGTTTAAGACCCCTGAAATCAGAAAAAACATCCAATTGGATGCATTTCAGATCATGCCAAATCATTTTCACGGGATCATTGTCATTATCCATCGAATTGATAATCCTGGTAATAACAAATCCGATCCCAATGGCATTGATGGTGCAATTGGTAGGGGTGATTCAATTGGTAGGGATGGTGAAATTGTAGAGACACGGTGCACCGTGTCTCTACAATCCCCATCCCCATCGCAACCGTACCTGTTACCACCGGAACAATACATACGACAGGGGTTCAGCCGTACGTACAAAAACAAATTCGGACCGCAACGGAATAATCTTTCGTCAATCATGGGCGGAATTAAATCTGCCGTCACGGTTAATATCCGCAAAATGACACCGGATTTTCAATGGCAGCGCCTGTTTAACGATCATGTCATAAGGAATTCACGGGAATTAAACAGAATAAGACAATACATAAAAAACAATCCGGCAAACTGGGATACGGACGATAAAAACCCAAAAAATCCGGAACGTAAAGGCGCCCAATTTGGGCGTCTCAACGTACCTGGAAATATAAAACCATGA